The following are from one region of the Abiotrophia defectiva ATCC 49176 genome:
- a CDS encoding uracil-DNA glycosylase: MSHSAWHQAIKEELPVGYFSQINHFMDQVYGQGRIYPPRDRVFNAIQTTALEDVKVVILGQDPYHGPGQAQGLSFSVPNDLPAPPSLQNILKELADDIGVKPNHDLTTWAQQGVLLLNACLTVPAGMANGHAGQIWEPFTDAIIRVVNQQAQPAVFILWGAYARKKKALITASQHLVIESAHPSPLSAYRGFFGSRPFSRANAFLEAQGQTPINWLS, from the coding sequence ATGTCACACTCTGCCTGGCATCAAGCCATTAAGGAAGAACTACCCGTAGGTTATTTTAGCCAAATTAATCATTTCATGGACCAAGTTTACGGCCAAGGAAGGATCTACCCGCCACGTGACCGAGTCTTTAATGCTATCCAAACGACCGCCTTAGAGGATGTCAAGGTGGTTATTCTGGGGCAAGATCCCTACCACGGGCCAGGTCAGGCACAAGGATTAAGCTTTTCTGTACCTAATGATTTGCCTGCCCCCCCTTCTCTTCAGAATATTCTCAAAGAATTAGCGGATGACATTGGCGTCAAGCCCAACCATGACTTAACGACTTGGGCCCAGCAAGGAGTTTTACTACTCAATGCCTGTTTGACCGTTCCAGCCGGTATGGCTAATGGCCATGCAGGTCAGATTTGGGAGCCATTTACCGACGCCATCATTCGGGTCGTCAATCAACAGGCGCAGCCGGCTGTCTTCATCCTGTGGGGAGCCTATGCCCGCAAGAAGAAGGCCTTGATTACCGCTAGCCAGCACTTGGTGATTGAATCAGCGCACCCTAGTCCCCTATCTGCTTATCGCGGTTTCTTTGGCAGTCGACCTTTTTCACGAGCCAATGCCTTTTTAGAGGCACAGGGTCAGACACCAATTAATTGGCTTAGCTAG
- the gltX gene encoding glutamate--tRNA ligase: MTSKVRVRYAPSPTGELHIGNARTALFNYLFARHYGGDFVIRIEDTDLKRNLEHGEKSQLDNLTWLGMDWDEAPNKPGQVGPYRQSERLHIYNPLIDQLLAEGKAYKCYMTEEELEAEREAQQVRGEMPHYGGQHAHLTPEEEAAFEAEGRVPVIRFRVPEDVTYEFEDLVKGPITFESRSVSGDWVIRKRDGMPTYNFAVTVDDHLMGITHVLRGDDHIANTPKQMMIYDAFGWDYPRFGHMTLIVNAETHKKLSKRDGAILQFIEQYRNLGYLPEAIFNFIALLGWSPVGEEEIFGRDQLIELFDYERLSTSPASFDTKKLEWINNTYMKQASLDEVTALALPHLIEAGRVSANPSEEELAWVTKVVSLFHEQMSYGAEIVSLSSLFFNDSLTIDEESREVLAGEQVPAVLAAVREKLANLEDFEAANIKACIKEVQKETGAKGRGLFMPIRIAVSGQMHGPELPALIEVLGKEKVLSHIDQVAALLA, from the coding sequence ATGACTTCAAAAGTACGTGTGCGTTATGCACCAAGCCCAACAGGAGAATTACACATCGGGAATGCGCGGACTGCGCTCTTCAACTATCTTTTCGCGCGCCACTATGGCGGGGACTTCGTCATTCGGATTGAAGATACCGACTTAAAACGTAATCTTGAGCATGGCGAGAAGAGCCAGCTAGATAACTTAACCTGGTTGGGGATGGACTGGGATGAAGCGCCTAATAAGCCAGGCCAAGTGGGTCCTTACCGTCAGTCAGAGCGTCTGCATATTTACAACCCACTGATTGACCAACTCTTGGCAGAAGGCAAGGCCTACAAGTGCTACATGACGGAAGAAGAATTAGAAGCAGAACGTGAAGCCCAACAAGTCCGTGGCGAAATGCCACACTATGGTGGCCAACATGCCCATCTAACGCCTGAAGAAGAAGCTGCCTTTGAAGCGGAAGGCCGTGTACCGGTTATTCGTTTCCGCGTGCCAGAAGATGTGACCTATGAATTTGAAGATCTGGTTAAGGGTCCGATTACCTTCGAATCACGCAGTGTCTCTGGTGACTGGGTGATCCGTAAGCGCGACGGCATGCCAACTTATAACTTTGCGGTAACGGTCGATGACCACCTTATGGGTATTACCCATGTATTGCGGGGGGATGACCATATCGCTAATACACCTAAGCAAATGATGATTTATGATGCTTTCGGTTGGGACTACCCACGTTTTGGTCACATGACCTTAATCGTTAATGCTGAGACTCATAAGAAACTCAGCAAACGTGACGGTGCTATCTTGCAATTTATCGAACAATACCGTAACCTGGGCTATTTACCAGAAGCTATCTTCAACTTTATCGCCCTCTTGGGCTGGTCTCCAGTCGGGGAAGAGGAAATTTTTGGTCGTGACCAGTTAATTGAGCTCTTTGACTATGAACGTTTATCTACCTCACCAGCTTCCTTCGACACCAAGAAATTGGAATGGATTAACAATACCTACATGAAGCAAGCGAGTCTTGATGAAGTGACGGCACTGGCCTTGCCACACCTGATTGAGGCAGGTCGTGTATCGGCTAATCCATCAGAAGAAGAGTTAGCTTGGGTGACTAAGGTCGTCTCCCTCTTCCACGAACAAATGTCTTATGGGGCAGAAATCGTATCTCTGTCTAGCCTCTTCTTCAACGATAGCTTAACAATCGATGAAGAAAGTCGCGAGGTTTTAGCAGGCGAACAAGTGCCGGCTGTCTTGGCGGCGGTTCGCGAGAAGTTAGCGAACTTAGAAGACTTTGAAGCAGCGAATATTAAAGCTTGCATCAAGGAAGTGCAGAAGGAAACAGGCGCCAAAGGGCGTGGCCTCTTCATGCCAATCCGGATTGCTGTGAGTGGCCAAATGCATGGGCCAGAATTACCGGCATTAATCGAAGTCTTAGGCAAAGAAAAAGTCCTATCCCACATTGACCAAGTAGCAGCGCTCTTGGCATAA
- a CDS encoding PIN/TRAM domain-containing protein, translating to MFKRIVLMVSAIIGLSFGVSFGASIWPWLHLTQVFLQNTYFNGLLFAIIFALLGNLASPLLARWIRKTQEILNKQTTSTIFFGTIGGVVGLIIGYLISLPFSNLQIPFISNALPLVLSVILSIVGYQTATSRQDEWRTIFSRSASKREKQESRILERKAGENFHRYKLLDTSVIIDGRIADIAKTHFLEGVLVIPNFVLKELQFIADSADSLKRARGRRGLDILNSLQKESLIPIEFYDGDFDDVPEVDSKLIRLAKLIDAAVVTNDYNLNKVCEFQNVTVFNINALALAVKPVVIPGEIMEVTVVKSGTERKQGVAYLDDGTMIVVEDGQHYMNERLKVIVTSALQTSAGRMIFAKPAHSQDKIETKQSHY from the coding sequence CATTTAACGCAAGTTTTCTTGCAGAACACCTACTTTAACGGTTTATTATTCGCAATTATTTTCGCCCTCTTGGGAAATCTCGCCTCACCTTTGTTAGCTCGTTGGATTCGCAAGACACAAGAAATCTTAAACAAACAAACCACCTCAACCATCTTCTTCGGGACTATTGGTGGGGTTGTCGGTCTGATTATCGGCTATCTCATCTCACTCCCCTTCTCTAATTTGCAAATTCCCTTTATCTCTAACGCCCTGCCCTTGGTTTTGTCGGTCATCCTATCCATTGTTGGCTACCAAACTGCAACCAGTCGGCAGGATGAATGGCGAACGATTTTTAGTCGCTCTGCTAGCAAGCGGGAAAAACAGGAAAGCCGTATCTTGGAGCGCAAGGCTGGCGAGAATTTCCACCGCTACAAACTCTTAGATACTAGCGTTATCATTGATGGGCGGATTGCCGACATTGCCAAGACCCACTTCTTAGAAGGGGTACTCGTGATTCCTAACTTTGTGCTTAAGGAATTGCAGTTCATCGCGGACTCAGCAGATTCGCTCAAACGTGCTCGTGGTCGCCGAGGGCTGGATATTCTCAACAGCTTGCAAAAAGAATCGCTCATTCCAATCGAATTTTATGATGGGGATTTTGACGATGTGCCAGAGGTTGACAGCAAGCTGATTCGTTTGGCAAAATTAATTGATGCAGCCGTCGTCACAAACGATTATAATTTAAATAAGGTCTGTGAATTTCAGAATGTCACCGTCTTTAACATCAATGCCTTGGCCTTAGCAGTCAAACCCGTCGTGATTCCTGGCGAAATCATGGAAGTCACGGTGGTTAAGTCCGGGACCGAGCGCAAACAAGGGGTTGCCTATTTGGATGACGGGACCATGATTGTGGTCGAAGACGGGCAACATTACATGAATGAGCGACTGAAAGTCATTGTTACTAGCGCCCTTCAAACTAGCGCTGGGCGTATGATTTTCGCTAAGCCCGCTCACTCGCAAGATAAAATCGAAACCAAGCAGTCACATTACTAA